GTTGAGTTGCACGGCGCCAACGGCTACCTCATCGACCAGTTCCTCAACACGGCCAGCAACCAGCGCACGGACCGCTGGGGCGGCAGCGTGGAGAACCGGATGCGGTTCGCCCTTGACGTGGCGCGGGCGACGGCGGCGCGCATCGGCGCGGGACGCACGGGCATCCGTCTTTCTCCCTACGGCGCCTTCAACGACATGCGGCCGGATGCGGAGATGGACGCGCTCTACCAGCTTCTGGCCAAGGAGTTGGGGCGGCTGGGTCTGGCCTACGTGCATGTGGTGGACCACAGCTCGATGGGTGCGCCGGCGGTGCCGGCAGAAGTGAAGGAGAGCATGCGCCGGGAATTCGGCGGGGCGATCATCCTGTCCGGCGGGTACGACCAGGCGCGGGCGGAGGCGGAGCTGGCGTTGGGCCACGGCGATGCCGTGGCCTACGGGCGGCCCTTCATCGCCAATCCGGATCTGGTGCGGAGAATGCGGGATGGGTTGGCGCTGGTGCAGCCGGACGCGAGCACCTTCTACACACCGGGGCCGGAGGGGTACACGGACTATCCAGTGGCCAATTGACCAAAGCTCGTAGGGACACGGCGCGCCGTGTCCCTACGGAGAACCACATTCCATCCAATCAGCCTGCAACAGGAGCCATGGCCATGCAATTCCTCGTCAGCGCCCACGACGGCACCGACGCGCAAGCCCAGGCCCGCCGCCTGGCCGCCCGCCCCGCGCATCTGGAGCTGGGCCGTCGCCTGCGCACGGAGGGTCGGCATCTCTATGGCGTGGCCCTGCTGGACGAGGCGGGACAGATGACCGGCTCCGTGCTGATTGTGGACTATCCGTCGCGCGCCGAACTGGACGCCTGGCTGGCGGAGGAACCCTACGTGACCGGCAAGGTCTGGGAGCGGATCGTCGTGAGCCCCTGCCGGGTAGGGCCCGCCTTTCTCGATC
Above is a genomic segment from bacterium containing:
- a CDS encoding alkene reductase; amino-acid sequence: MSKLFEATRLGNLELRNRVVMAPMTRCRATADHQPTDLMAEYYSQRAGAGLIVTEGTSPSPQGLGYARIPGLFNEEHVAGWRQVTDAVHAGGGRIVVQLMHSGRVSSRLNMPAAARVVAPSAVAMSGEMWTDGQGMQPHTMPEEMSEADIAGAVGEFAASAALAIEAGFDGVELHGANGYLIDQFLNTASNQRTDRWGGSVENRMRFALDVARATAARIGAGRTGIRLSPYGAFNDMRPDAEMDALYQLLAKELGRLGLAYVHVVDHSSMGAPAVPAEVKESMRREFGGAIILSGGYDQARAEAELALGHGDAVAYGRPFIANPDLVRRMRDGLALVQPDASTFYTPGPEGYTDYPVAN
- a CDS encoding YciI family protein, which codes for MQFLVSAHDGTDAQAQARRLAARPAHLELGRRLRTEGRHLYGVALLDEAGQMTGSVLIVDYPSRAELDAWLAEEPYVTGKVWERIVVSPCRVGPAFLDQDTRVKLEGLEP